A window of the Euzebya pacifica genome harbors these coding sequences:
- the folP gene encoding dihydropteroate synthase: protein MEAAPLVRIVDASLGVDAQVSLVVSRVSHPDRLKSAWSSSGATLERIGDRVHATSTVEALARAAGRSLELDEARAVDRTLREAVAAWLGTAPPIKARGRLLPCNVRPLVMGIVNVTPDSFADGGQLYPDGHPGRAIDHARTLVAAGADLIDLGGESTRPGATSVDAKEELARVMPVLRALVSDGVCVSIDTMKAEVAAEALREGAAIVNDVSAAGNPELIALAARTGAAYVLMHARATPADMQDHTEYDDVVAEVFEFLADGLQVCEENGLAREQVIVDPGIGFAKTAEQSLALLRAVPQLRSLGRPVLIGASRKSFLATASGEEGVDDRLTGSLTAAAMAAGAGAAFLRVHDVAETVQAVRTARAIATGSTDWDPVTR from the coding sequence ATGGAGGCTGCGCCACTCGTCCGAATCGTCGACGCCAGCCTGGGTGTGGACGCCCAGGTCAGCTTGGTCGTCAGCCGGGTCTCGCACCCGGACCGGCTGAAGTCCGCCTGGTCGTCGTCGGGGGCGACGCTGGAGCGCATCGGTGATCGGGTGCATGCCACCTCCACGGTCGAGGCGCTGGCCCGTGCGGCCGGGCGGTCGCTGGAGCTCGACGAGGCGCGGGCCGTCGACCGGACGCTGCGCGAGGCGGTCGCTGCCTGGCTGGGGACGGCGCCGCCGATCAAGGCCCGGGGCCGCCTGCTGCCGTGCAACGTCCGCCCGCTGGTCATGGGCATCGTGAACGTGACGCCGGACTCCTTCGCCGACGGCGGTCAGCTGTACCCCGACGGCCACCCCGGTAGGGCCATCGACCACGCGCGCACCCTCGTCGCCGCCGGTGCAGACCTGATCGACCTCGGCGGTGAGAGCACCCGACCGGGCGCGACGTCGGTGGACGCCAAGGAGGAGCTCGCGCGGGTCATGCCGGTCCTTCGCGCGCTCGTCAGCGACGGCGTGTGCGTCTCGATCGACACCATGAAGGCCGAGGTCGCCGCCGAAGCCCTGCGCGAGGGCGCCGCGATCGTCAACGACGTCAGCGCGGCCGGGAACCCCGAGCTGATCGCCCTGGCCGCCCGCACCGGTGCGGCCTACGTGCTGATGCACGCCCGGGCGACCCCGGCGGACATGCAGGACCACACCGAGTACGACGACGTCGTGGCAGAGGTCTTCGAGTTCCTCGCCGACGGACTCCAGGTCTGCGAGGAGAACGGCCTCGCGCGCGAGCAGGTGATCGTCGATCCCGGCATCGGCTTCGCCAAGACCGCCGAGCAGAGCCTCGCGCTGCTGCGTGCGGTCCCGCAGCTGCGCAGCCTCGGTCGTCCGGTTCTCATCGGGGCGTCCCGCAAGAGCTTCCTCGCCACCGCGTCCGGCGAGGAGGGCGTCGACGACCGCCTGACCGGCAGCCTGACCGCCGCCGCGATGGCCGCCGGCGCGGGGGCGGCGTTCCTCCGCGTCCACGACGTCGCCGAGACCGTCCAGGCCGTGCGCACCGCCCGTGCGATCGCCACCGGCAGCACCGACTGGGACCCCGTCACGCGTTGA
- a CDS encoding cell wall-binding repeat-containing protein — MSILRLSICIGATVLLLAVPAAAQHAVDNVNGRPQPVDGRNETTERLDVDDPIATAIVFSDARFGTDEAPYAVLARSDLFADALAGTGLGDGPLLLSPPDGLDDRVAAELARVLPDSGTVYVLGDAAAMADPVEDDIRALGLRPLRLAGPTRVETAIAVAEEMVARHGPVRTIGVARSQPSPQDPTSGWADSVAAGVLAAELRAPLLLTPTDSLHPAAAAWIDRQPMIDVAYVHGGDAAVSSTVEDALQERFPDAVRRLGGSDRAGTAQRIAGVLLDGFTTATHVVINGYADNGWAFGLPAAGWAADNRAVPAGLAAILLVDVDRVPHPTASAFRVCDESRETLIVGGDELVSDRVAEELERLDGTGDCGT; from the coding sequence GTGTCCATCCTGCGTCTGTCCATCTGCATCGGCGCCACGGTGCTGTTGCTCGCCGTGCCGGCCGCGGCCCAGCACGCCGTCGACAACGTCAACGGTCGACCGCAACCGGTCGACGGACGCAACGAGACGACCGAGCGCCTCGATGTCGACGACCCGATCGCCACGGCGATCGTGTTCAGCGACGCGCGGTTCGGAACCGATGAGGCGCCCTACGCCGTGCTGGCGCGAAGTGACCTCTTCGCTGATGCCCTTGCCGGTACTGGGTTGGGTGACGGCCCGCTCCTCCTCTCGCCTCCGGACGGCCTGGACGATCGTGTGGCAGCGGAGCTGGCGCGTGTGCTGCCCGACTCGGGCACGGTCTACGTCCTCGGCGACGCGGCTGCGATGGCCGACCCCGTCGAGGACGACATCCGTGCCCTTGGCCTCCGACCGCTGCGGCTGGCGGGGCCGACGCGCGTCGAGACGGCCATCGCCGTCGCAGAGGAAATGGTGGCCCGGCACGGCCCCGTCCGGACGATCGGCGTCGCCCGCAGCCAGCCGTCGCCCCAGGACCCGACGTCCGGGTGGGCGGACTCGGTCGCCGCAGGGGTCCTCGCTGCCGAGCTTCGGGCGCCGCTGCTGCTGACACCCACCGACTCGCTGCATCCGGCAGCGGCGGCCTGGATCGACCGGCAACCCATGATCGACGTCGCCTACGTCCACGGCGGCGACGCCGCGGTCAGCAGCACGGTGGAGGACGCGCTGCAGGAGCGGTTCCCCGACGCCGTGCGTCGGCTCGGTGGCAGCGACCGGGCCGGGACGGCGCAGCGGATCGCGGGGGTCCTGCTGGACGGTTTCACCACCGCCACCCACGTCGTCATCAACGGCTACGCCGACAACGGCTGGGCCTTCGGCCTCCCGGCGGCCGGGTGGGCTGCCGACAACCGCGCGGTTCCGGCCGGTCTGGCGGCGATCCTCCTGGTCGATGTCGATCGGGTGCCACACCCCACCGCGTCGGCGTTCCGGGTCTGCGACGAGTCGAGGGAGACCTTGATCGTCGGGGGCGACGAGCTCGTCAGCGACAGGGTGGCCGAGGAGCTGGAGCGCCTCGACGGGACCGGCGACTGCGGGACGTAG
- the nadC gene encoding carboxylating nicotinate-nucleotide diphosphorylase produces the protein MTEVAPRQPVLVPLSEVVATALAEDLGPGWSPDDDVTARATVPADARVTASFVPRQPGVVAGLEAITETYGQVDPTVEVDLRVADGDRAVPGEVIAVVSGPARAVLAGERTALNLLTHLSGIATATRTLVDAVAGTGCVVRDTRKTLPGLRLVEKEAVLAGGGRNHRMSLVDELLVKDNHVAAAGGMGNAATGALAAADGLPVQIEVDSLAQLDIVLASGGTRVMLDNFSLADTEEGVRRCRALAEETGRPVFVEASGGITIETAAAIAATGVDAVAVGGLTHSSGALDIGLDIAWDTGHPGHPGNEDA, from the coding sequence ATGACCGAGGTCGCCCCCCGCCAGCCCGTGCTCGTCCCGCTCTCCGAAGTGGTGGCGACCGCGCTCGCCGAGGACCTCGGTCCCGGCTGGTCCCCCGATGACGACGTGACTGCCCGCGCAACCGTTCCGGCGGATGCGCGGGTGACCGCCTCGTTCGTCCCGCGCCAGCCCGGTGTCGTCGCTGGGCTGGAGGCGATCACCGAGACCTACGGCCAGGTCGATCCGACCGTCGAGGTCGACCTGCGGGTGGCCGACGGTGACCGTGCCGTTCCCGGCGAGGTCATCGCCGTCGTGTCCGGGCCGGCCCGCGCCGTGCTGGCGGGCGAGCGCACCGCGCTGAACCTGCTGACCCACCTGTCGGGCATCGCCACCGCGACCCGCACCCTGGTCGACGCGGTGGCCGGGACCGGCTGTGTGGTGCGCGACACCCGCAAGACCCTCCCGGGGCTGCGGCTGGTCGAGAAGGAGGCCGTCCTGGCCGGCGGCGGACGCAACCACCGCATGTCGTTGGTGGACGAGCTGCTGGTCAAGGACAACCACGTCGCGGCTGCCGGCGGCATGGGCAACGCCGCCACGGGAGCGCTGGCTGCCGCTGATGGCCTGCCGGTGCAGATCGAGGTGGACTCCCTCGCGCAGCTCGACATCGTGCTGGCCTCCGGCGGCACCCGGGTCATGCTGGACAACTTCTCCCTGGCCGACACCGAGGAGGGGGTCAGGCGTTGCCGGGCGCTGGCGGAGGAGACCGGACGCCCGGTGTTCGTCGAGGCCTCCGGTGGCATCACCATCGAGACCGCGGCGGCCATCGCCGCCACCGGCGTGGACGCCGTCGCCGTCGGCGGCCTGACCCATTCCTCCGGTGCGCTCGACATCGGCCTCGACATCGCTTGGGACACCGGCCACCCGGGCCACCCCGGCAACGAGGACGCCTGA
- the folB gene encoding dihydroneopterin aldolase, translated as MTDRIEIKGLRVVGHHGVFDHEKRDGQPFVVDVVLEADLSRPAVTDELGDTIDYGTLAQRIADEVRATRFDLIERLAGHLLDVAMSDPMVVAAEVRVAKPEAPVTEEFGEVAVRLRRERP; from the coding sequence GTGACCGACCGCATCGAGATCAAGGGCCTCCGGGTCGTGGGACACCACGGCGTGTTCGACCACGAGAAGCGCGACGGCCAGCCGTTCGTGGTGGACGTCGTGCTGGAGGCCGACCTGTCCCGGCCGGCGGTGACCGACGAGCTCGGCGACACCATCGACTACGGCACGCTGGCCCAGCGCATCGCCGACGAGGTGCGCGCCACCCGCTTCGACCTGATCGAGCGGCTCGCCGGCCACCTCCTCGACGTCGCCATGTCCGACCCGATGGTCGTCGCCGCCGAGGTGCGCGTCGCCAAGCCCGAGGCGCCGGTGACCGAGGAGTTCGGCGAGGTCGCCGTGCGCCTGCGGCGAGAACGCCCGTGA
- a CDS encoding type III pantothenate kinase, giving the protein MLLAVDVGNSNTVIGVYEGTELVEHWRIATDSRRTADELALLFQGFMAFQNLSFSRNVHGVVLSSVVPLMTERLVEMTRKYFHFAPVVVRPGTKTGFAINMDNPREVGADRLVNAIAAHDQFGGPGIVVDFGTSTNFDVYTADGTFIGGVIAPGVMLSMEALSSRGAQLPKFELRRPRSAIGRNTVEAMQSGAVYGFAGQVDRIVEKLTEALEEEPVVIATGGLASAIVEECHTISHHEPWLTLSGLRIIWDRNT; this is encoded by the coding sequence ATGCTGCTCGCCGTCGACGTCGGCAACTCCAACACCGTCATCGGGGTCTACGAGGGCACCGAGCTGGTCGAGCACTGGCGCATCGCCACGGACTCGCGGCGCACGGCCGACGAGCTGGCGCTGCTGTTCCAGGGATTCATGGCCTTCCAGAACCTGTCCTTCTCGCGCAACGTGCACGGCGTGGTCCTGTCCTCCGTCGTGCCCCTCATGACCGAGCGGCTGGTGGAGATGACGCGCAAGTACTTCCACTTCGCCCCCGTCGTGGTCCGGCCGGGCACCAAGACCGGGTTCGCGATCAACATGGACAACCCGCGCGAGGTCGGCGCCGACCGGCTGGTCAACGCCATCGCCGCCCACGACCAGTTCGGTGGCCCCGGCATCGTCGTGGACTTCGGGACGTCGACCAACTTCGACGTCTACACCGCCGACGGCACCTTCATCGGTGGGGTCATCGCCCCCGGCGTCATGCTGTCGATGGAGGCGCTGTCCTCGCGGGGGGCGCAGCTGCCAAAGTTCGAGCTGCGCCGTCCCCGTTCGGCCATCGGTCGCAACACGGTGGAGGCGATGCAGTCCGGCGCCGTGTACGGCTTCGCCGGTCAGGTCGACCGCATCGTGGAGAAGCTGACCGAGGCGCTGGAGGAGGAGCCCGTGGTCATCGCCACAGGTGGCCTGGCGTCCGCGATCGTCGAGGAGTGCCACACCATCAGCCACCACGAACCGTGGCTGACCCTTTCGGGCCTGCGGATCATCTGGGACCGCAACACCTGA
- the panD gene encoding aspartate 1-decarboxylase, producing the protein MFRTLMKSKLHRATVTGADLNYVGSITIDPDLMDMADLMPNERVQIVNNNNGARLETYVIEGERGSGDMCLNGAAARLVQPGDKIIVISYGMYDRAEQAEHEPTVVILDDFNQPVNLLGNEPAHSTMADLASLSDLT; encoded by the coding sequence GTGTTCCGCACGCTGATGAAGTCCAAGCTGCACCGCGCGACGGTGACCGGAGCCGACCTGAACTACGTCGGCTCGATCACGATCGATCCGGACCTGATGGACATGGCGGATCTGATGCCCAACGAGCGCGTCCAGATCGTCAACAACAACAACGGTGCCCGCCTGGAGACCTACGTCATCGAGGGCGAGCGCGGCTCCGGCGACATGTGCCTCAACGGCGCGGCCGCTCGCCTGGTCCAGCCCGGCGACAAGATCATCGTGATCAGCTACGGCATGTACGACCGTGCCGAGCAGGCCGAGCACGAGCCCACCGTCGTCATCCTCGACGACTTCAACCAGCCCGTGAACCTGCTGGGCAACGAGCCGGCCCACTCCACGATGGCTGATCTCGCGAGCCTGTCGGACCTGACGTAG
- a CDS encoding DMT family transporter encodes MTDQELDPFAAADWGMLIALALIWGSSFLFIAVGLEHFTPAQVAFVRITLGTAALALVPRARRSVDRADLPRVVLLGLLWVGIPFMLFPIAQQWIDSSLAGMINGGVPLWAALVATLVSRRLPPRGVGIGLVAGFFGIVLIGLPSLDTGGDIAVGAGLVLLATMLYGVALNLAVPLQRRYGALPVMLRAQLAAAVFTLPFAAVGLGQASYGLSSVLAVAALGVLGTGLALTLMATLAGRVGAARGSVAIYLVPIVAIAIGALVRDEAVHPVSLVGTALVIFGAWVTSRSQQATPTTTDDVIAHPDDPAVSAGATGVSSPA; translated from the coding sequence ATGACCGACCAGGAGCTGGACCCGTTCGCCGCTGCGGACTGGGGGATGTTGATCGCGCTGGCGCTGATCTGGGGGTCCTCCTTCCTCTTCATCGCGGTGGGCCTGGAGCACTTCACCCCGGCCCAGGTGGCGTTCGTGCGCATCACGCTCGGAACCGCAGCGCTCGCCCTGGTCCCGCGTGCACGTCGGTCGGTGGACCGCGCCGACCTGCCCCGGGTGGTCCTGCTCGGCCTGCTGTGGGTCGGCATCCCCTTCATGTTGTTCCCCATCGCCCAGCAGTGGATCGACTCCTCGCTGGCCGGGATGATCAACGGTGGCGTGCCGTTGTGGGCTGCCCTGGTGGCCACGTTGGTGTCGCGTCGGCTGCCGCCCAGGGGCGTGGGCATCGGACTGGTCGCCGGGTTCTTCGGCATCGTGCTGATCGGGCTGCCCTCGCTGGACACCGGCGGAGACATCGCCGTCGGCGCCGGGCTGGTGCTGCTCGCCACGATGCTCTACGGCGTCGCCCTCAACCTGGCCGTGCCACTCCAGCGTCGGTACGGCGCGCTGCCGGTGATGCTCCGCGCCCAGCTGGCCGCTGCGGTGTTCACCCTGCCGTTCGCGGCCGTGGGGCTCGGGCAGGCGAGCTACGGCCTGTCCTCGGTCCTGGCCGTCGCGGCACTCGGCGTGCTGGGCACGGGCCTGGCGCTGACGCTGATGGCCACCCTCGCCGGTCGGGTCGGCGCAGCGCGGGGTTCGGTCGCCATCTACCTGGTGCCCATCGTCGCCATCGCCATCGGGGCGCTGGTGCGGGACGAGGCGGTGCATCCGGTGTCCCTCGTCGGCACGGCGCTGGTCATCTTCGGCGCATGGGTCACCTCCCGATCCCAGCAGGCCACGCCCACCACGACCGACGACGTCATCGCCCATCCCGATGATCCAGCCGTCAGCGCCGGCGCGACCGGCGTCTCCTCCCCCGCCTGA
- the panC gene encoding pantoate--beta-alanine ligase, with translation MSHDRPHLVRTPEEVRTVLDAHRRAGRTIGFVPTMGALHEGHLSLVRAAAAADDVVVVSIFVNPLQFGEGEDLDAYPRTLDADLDLLAPEGVALVFSPAPSTFTPETRRTTVHVEGLTGGLEAATRPTHFDGVTTIVTKLFNVVGADHAYFGEKDFQQQAILRRMALDLDMRTEVVTCPIVREADGLALSSRNVYLSGEQRRDALALSQALRELADGWEGNVDSGRSTLLGRLTAAQGIQLDYAEIIDPETLEPLEGVRSGDCQAVVAAWVGTTRLIDTMRLRV, from the coding sequence GTGAGCCACGACCGCCCGCACCTCGTCCGGACCCCGGAGGAGGTGCGCACGGTGCTGGACGCCCACCGGCGTGCTGGCCGCACCATCGGCTTCGTGCCCACGATGGGTGCCCTCCACGAGGGGCACCTGTCGCTGGTCCGTGCCGCTGCGGCGGCGGACGACGTGGTCGTCGTCAGCATCTTCGTCAACCCGCTGCAGTTCGGTGAGGGCGAGGACCTCGACGCCTATCCGCGGACACTGGACGCCGACCTCGACCTGCTGGCACCCGAGGGCGTGGCCCTGGTCTTCAGCCCGGCCCCGTCGACCTTCACCCCGGAGACCCGCCGGACCACGGTCCACGTCGAGGGGCTGACGGGTGGGCTCGAGGCGGCGACCCGACCCACCCACTTCGACGGGGTCACCACGATCGTCACGAAGCTGTTCAACGTCGTCGGGGCCGACCACGCCTACTTCGGGGAGAAGGACTTCCAGCAGCAGGCCATCCTCCGCCGCATGGCCCTCGACCTGGACATGCGCACCGAGGTCGTCACCTGCCCGATCGTGCGCGAGGCCGACGGCCTGGCCCTGTCGAGTCGCAACGTCTACCTGTCGGGCGAACAGCGCCGCGACGCGCTCGCCCTCTCCCAGGCGCTCCGGGAACTTGCCGATGGATGGGAAGGAAACGTCGATTCGGGACGTTCCACCCTTCTGGGTAGACTCACTGCTGCCCAAGGAATCCAGCTGGACTATGCGGAGATCATCGATCCCGAGACCCTCGAACCCCTCGAGGGCGTCCGGTCAGGAGACTGTCAGGCAGTGGTAGCCGCCTGGGTCGGGACGACCCGCTTGATCGACACGATGCGCTTGCGCGTCTGA
- a CDS encoding LppM family (lipo)protein yields the protein MTNLPAATRRWLLPLIALLVLSTACTVRFQTDVVLSEDNTATLDLIIGVRFEGDLPAEATEGAEDMDPEEAASDIRALADQCGFSEDAVTAGEYTEDDFMGVQITLTSVPVESINCFLGQDPDSPFEEFSIVRDGDDFVFNGTIDLNQAVAGSGLGQKRQVAQAEVAQDTPEEIQQQVDEAFSELEQQLEGLPTDFPTDFPEDFASELEDFGSEFGQGFDDALGGAAPEFEATVSVTFPGEVSEHNADTIDGNTVTWTLSVDSPTTMMAVGSATEGGGSSSLLFIIIGVVVLLLILLGLFLFLRSRGKKKAAAPAFGGPPGSGYGAPGQPGPQGGFGAPPGAPQQPQGGFGAPPGAPQQPQGGYAGPPAAPQQGGFGVPGQAPSAGGFGVPGQGSPQPGGYGNTPGQPGPPQQPYPQQPQAPQQPQPPEPQPPQGDQPGGGGFDPGSTRTFRPEDLLPPEDPNNR from the coding sequence GTGACCAACCTGCCTGCCGCGACGCGCCGGTGGCTCCTGCCGCTCATCGCGCTCCTCGTGCTCAGCACCGCGTGCACGGTGCGCTTCCAGACCGACGTGGTGCTGTCGGAGGACAACACCGCGACCCTGGACCTGATCATCGGCGTCCGCTTCGAGGGCGACCTGCCAGCGGAGGCCACCGAGGGCGCCGAGGACATGGATCCCGAGGAGGCGGCATCCGACATCCGGGCGCTGGCCGACCAGTGCGGGTTCTCCGAGGACGCGGTCACGGCGGGGGAGTACACCGAGGACGACTTCATGGGTGTGCAGATCACCCTGACCAGCGTTCCGGTCGAGTCGATCAACTGCTTCCTCGGCCAGGACCCGGACAGTCCGTTCGAGGAGTTCTCGATCGTCCGTGACGGCGACGACTTCGTCTTCAACGGGACCATCGACCTCAACCAGGCGGTTGCCGGGTCGGGCCTGGGGCAGAAGCGCCAGGTGGCGCAGGCGGAGGTCGCTCAGGACACCCCGGAGGAGATCCAGCAGCAGGTCGACGAAGCCTTCTCCGAGCTCGAGCAGCAGCTCGAGGGCCTGCCCACGGACTTCCCCACCGACTTCCCCGAGGACTTCGCCTCGGAGCTGGAGGACTTCGGCAGCGAGTTCGGGCAGGGCTTCGACGACGCCCTGGGTGGCGCCGCCCCCGAGTTCGAGGCGACCGTCTCGGTGACCTTCCCCGGTGAGGTCAGCGAGCACAACGCCGACACGATCGACGGCAACACCGTGACGTGGACCCTGTCGGTGGACTCCCCGACGACCATGATGGCCGTCGGCTCGGCGACCGAGGGCGGTGGCTCCAGCAGCCTGTTGTTCATCATCATCGGCGTCGTGGTGCTGCTGCTGATCCTCCTCGGCCTGTTCCTCTTCCTCCGCAGCCGTGGCAAGAAGAAGGCCGCTGCGCCGGCGTTCGGTGGTCCCCCCGGCTCCGGCTACGGCGCCCCCGGCCAGCCCGGCCCGCAGGGTGGGTTCGGTGCGCCTCCGGGTGCGCCGCAGCAGCCCCAGGGTGGGTTCGGTGCGCCTCCGGGTGCGCCGCAGCAGCCCCAGGGCGGCTATGCCGGTCCGCCCGCAGCACCCCAGCAGGGTGGCTTCGGCGTGCCGGGTCAGGCCCCCAGCGCCGGCGGCTTCGGGGTCCCCGGTCAGGGCTCGCCGCAGCCTGGTGGGTACGGCAACACCCCGGGCCAGCCCGGCCCCCCGCAGCAGCCGTATCCCCAGCAGCCGCAGGCCCCCCAGCAGCCCCAGCCTCCCGAACCGCAGCCACCGCAGGGTGACCAGCCCGGTGGCGGCGGATTCGACCCGGGCTCCACGCGCACGTTCCGTCCCGAGGACCTGCTGCCGCCCGAGGACCCGAACAACCGGTGA
- the folK gene encoding 2-amino-4-hydroxy-6-hydroxymethyldihydropteridine diphosphokinase, with protein sequence MIGEGPVRAVRWLLERYQPPAGPEAAFIGLGGNVGDRLHYLNRAVALLDDTPRTEVEDISSVYETEPIGPSEDSYYNIAVRLRTELSPARLLQACQRIEATLGRVRTMRWGPRTIDLDILVYGDRVLEDPRLTVPHPRLTERGFALIPLMEVAPGWRLPDGRSLARCAVELAPIEGVAAIGRQVSLTPPPPMPEIHR encoded by the coding sequence GTGATCGGCGAGGGGCCGGTACGCGCGGTCCGCTGGCTGCTCGAGCGCTACCAGCCGCCGGCCGGACCGGAGGCGGCCTTCATCGGCCTGGGTGGCAACGTTGGCGACCGGCTGCACTACCTCAACCGCGCCGTTGCGCTGCTCGACGACACGCCGCGGACAGAGGTGGAGGACATCTCCAGCGTCTACGAGACCGAGCCGATCGGGCCGTCGGAGGACAGCTACTACAACATCGCCGTCCGCCTGCGGACCGAGCTGTCGCCCGCGCGGCTGCTGCAGGCCTGCCAGCGCATCGAGGCCACGCTCGGTCGTGTCCGGACCATGCGCTGGGGACCGCGCACGATCGACCTGGACATCCTCGTCTACGGCGACCGGGTCCTGGAGGACCCACGGCTGACCGTGCCCCACCCACGGCTCACCGAGCGGGGGTTCGCCTTGATCCCCTTGATGGAGGTGGCCCCCGGATGGCGGCTGCCCGACGGGCGATCCCTTGCCCGCTGCGCGGTCGAGCTGGCCCCGATCGAAGGTGTCGCCGCCATCGGTCGGCAGGTGTCGTTGACCCCGCCGCCACCGATGCCGGAGATCCACCGGTGA
- a CDS encoding Rossmann-like and DUF2520 domain-containing protein has product MRTVAVIGPGRVGGSLALVLQRRGERVHAVAGREGSTSLDAFARLVPDAEVRPLETVADGVDLVLVCTPDDVVGDTARRVAAADGVTEGQRWVHTSGGHGVGVLSPVAAAGGRVAACHPAMTFPDPVAGADQLGGASWAVTAADADLGWAHDLVVDLGGAPVTVHDHDRTLYHAALAVGSNATTAVVTMARDLLLGAGIEDPAAFLGPLVTASAMGGATRGVDALTGPVRRGDAGTVAGHLDELAVSFPEAVGTYVALADLVLLQAVRAGLDPGRADTVRRTLDGHRT; this is encoded by the coding sequence GTGAGGACCGTCGCCGTCATCGGCCCCGGGCGGGTCGGTGGATCGCTGGCGCTCGTGTTGCAGCGTCGAGGTGAACGGGTCCATGCCGTGGCGGGCCGGGAGGGATCGACGTCGCTGGATGCGTTCGCCCGGTTGGTGCCCGACGCGGAGGTGCGGCCGCTCGAGACCGTCGCCGACGGGGTCGACCTGGTGCTGGTGTGCACGCCCGACGACGTCGTCGGGGACACCGCCCGCCGGGTGGCAGCCGCCGATGGCGTGACCGAGGGGCAGCGGTGGGTGCACACCTCCGGCGGACACGGCGTCGGCGTGCTGTCCCCGGTCGCCGCCGCGGGGGGCCGAGTTGCGGCCTGCCATCCGGCGATGACGTTCCCCGATCCGGTCGCCGGTGCCGACCAGCTGGGCGGGGCGTCGTGGGCCGTCACCGCAGCAGACGCCGACCTGGGCTGGGCGCACGACCTCGTCGTCGACCTCGGGGGTGCCCCGGTGACGGTCCACGATCACGACCGGACGCTGTACCACGCCGCGCTGGCGGTGGGCAGCAACGCCACGACCGCTGTGGTCACCATGGCGCGGGACCTGCTGCTGGGCGCGGGCATCGAGGATCCCGCGGCCTTCCTCGGTCCCCTGGTGACGGCCTCGGCGATGGGTGGTGCCACCAGGGGGGTCGACGCGCTGACCGGTCCGGTCAGGCGGGGTGATGCCGGCACGGTCGCCGGGCACCTCGACGAGCTCGCGGTCAGCTTCCCCGAGGCCGTGGGCACCTACGTCGCGCTGGCCGACCTCGTACTGCTCCAGGCCGTCCGCGCCGGGCTCGACCCCGGACGTGCCGACACGGTCCGGCGAACCCTCGACGGGCATCGGACGTAG